In one Paramormyrops kingsleyae isolate MSU_618 chromosome 18, PKINGS_0.4, whole genome shotgun sequence genomic region, the following are encoded:
- the rab30 gene encoding ras-related protein Rab-30, which translates to MSMEDYDHLFKIVLIGNAGVGKTCLVRRFTQGLFPPGQGATIGVDFMIKTVEIRGQKVKLQIWDTAGQERFRSITQSYYRSANALILTYDITCEDSFRCLPEWLREIEQYANNKVITVLVGNKIDLADKREVSRQRAEEFAEAQNMHYLETSAKEADNVEKLFLDLACELIQEAKQNVLVNNDVSVMPGEGRSISYLNCCSFR; encoded by the exons ATGAGCATGGAAGATTATGATCACctttttaaaatagttttaaTCGGAAATGCCGGAGTTGGGAAAACCTGTTTAGTGCGTCGATTCACTCAG GGTCTCTTTCCACCTGGACAAGGAGCAACCATTGGCGTAGACTTCATGATTAAGACAGTGGAAATTAGAGGGCAGAAAGTAAAG TTGCAAATCTGGGACacggcaggacaggagaggttCAGATCCATCACCCAAAGCTACTACCGCAGCGCCAATGCGCTTATCCTTACTTATGACATCACCTGTGAGGACTCCTTCCGGTGCCTTCCGGAGTGGCTGAGGGAGATCGAGCAGTACGCCAACAACAAAGTCATCACAGTCTTAGTTG gGAATAAAATTGACTTGGCTGACAAACGGGAAGTTTCCCGACAGAGAGCAGAAGAGTTTGCAGAGGCGCAAAACATGCATTACCTGGAGACGTCAGCGAAAGAGGCAGACAATGTGGAGAAGCTGTTCCTGGACTTGGCCTGTGAACTGATACAAGAGGCCAAACAGAATGTGCTGGTTAACAACGACGTATCTGTTATGCCTGGGGAGGGCAGAAGCATAAGCTACTTGAACTGCTGTAGCTTTCGTTAG
- the pcf11 gene encoding pre-mRNA cleavage complex 2 protein Pcf11 isoform X2 translates to MSDDAAREDACREYQSSLEDLTFNSKPHINMLTILAEENLHFAKDIVAIIEAQIAKAPAPEKLPVLYLVDSIVKNVGGEYLAVFAKNIVNSFILVFEKVDENTRKSLFKLRSTWDEIFPLKKLYALDVRVNGVDPAWPIKPLPPNVNASIHVNPKFLKPSEEVTVPSGNTQQPPNQSVVNEKSLTQEQAIRQQLLAKQKQLLELQQKKIELELEQTKAQLFGKPWHVMQPESKISTRDPRLNRMGPTTQLVKEQVLNKKDGHLMASSVHPSEKKTNVPAEKTKFEKLKIPKKESHDEKAKSKSPSPLNKFQGKPKNSEMENIKTGEVNKRDPRLRKHLHDKPDVKDDECKDKKRFSDKKERDDSTPGARSIGGRNKLLNGSTNKYERNETLEKLDSKTNKASMRRRSRSRSRSPLSHSPKRKDRRSPKRRMRSVSSSPPKSGKGRQLGGKHLHPDEFSQHSNIREERAIPKKNVNEPRRQKRLLEERPVESRDSHSPRLPNEPKENASKRWKSGWEENKHLKQPDENLVQGKSGQGLQRHKQSWSSNQRMPVSRIPKQHRLSVDANLQIPDVLNSASKRDLLKKASKRLADGEISHDDFLNVAHQIKQLFQYQEEKQRSDSWDGSSEDAQFGTRKKPLLATPSTQQGSLSDAEKSYYEHKAKLRRTQVQHQGGRDHHSPYSERMQHGRPMYEDDEQMKVDPEFQKRYGAMPEGIKVEDSVKPVCLKHEDFTKERPSSDQSSSFKNSPSPVNFDGLSGKSPVSGFDCSANIDIEGHQMPVRESSPNQRFGIPSSCEHSVAGSDSEVQLSMEVSSGHHDASGQGRSGQPGPLLCESPGQTPPHVLEGPHSQSGLSRYDGPKIAQRFDGQQPLIFEGNTNQPILDGPARPHLQGRFDNSGPGRFDGSSRFDGTQGSGRFDGAPMHKGPDRFDSSNRYDTPAVLPGPQRFGEPQGLGRFNGPHLQQGAGRFEGPVGQQAPARFDGQSSVMFDGPQMQTNRFDGPLRFEGPHMQQGPGRYEGRFAGPQAQQGPSRYEGPSSQQGRMRFDGPVNQPGAIRFEHGQGQIGPMRYDGQQQGMARFDCAPSQQGAPRYCGPLNLQSQMRPLCPSMFDNAQGQNQLSNPGPQSNFNMPNNRFAEPLNVFGAASQSFQGQQNLSQGHNFNVQAAAGTPGFSNSFVRPVSSYYNPGAPAGNMGTAVPGGNIQQPMNMLPGLKPQIPAPYSQGQPYGQLQQTPVPFGQTGSQFPPESHFGQVDVNDLLSKLISTGIIKPAQTDSTTTGMNTPPQSQPAVEEEEEEEQDDDQNVPDLTAFAIEDMKQRYDSVITKLYTGIQCYSCGMRFTASQTDVYADHLDWHYRQNRLEKDISKKVTHRRWYYSLMDWIEFEEIADLEERAKSQFFEKVHEEVEKKTQEAAKEKEFLSVKAAPDVVGETCEICQEQFEMYWEEEEEEWHLKNAIRVDEKTYHPSCYEDYKNTSSFVDCTPSPNKALMENPLDVFIKEENDPSSCSSIKQEPDMQSSCTDANAEEAFQVKLEAESQASAIIF, encoded by the exons ATGTCTGACGACGCGGCGAGGGAAGATGCCTGTAGAGAGTATCAGTCCTCCCTGGAAGATTTGACTTTCAACAGCAAGCCCCACATCAACATGCTGACCATACTTGCCGAGGAGAATCTGCATTTCGCCAAGGATATCGTCGCTATAATTGAAGCACAAATTGCCAAG GCACCTGCCCCTGAGAAGCTTCCAGTTTTGTACTTAGTGGATTCCATCGTGAAGAACGTTGGAGGCGAATATCTTGCTGTGTTCGCTAAAAACATAGTAAACTCATTTATATTGGTTTTTGAAAAG GTGGATGAAAACACTAGAAAAAGTCTTTTCAAACTGCGTTCCACCTGGGATGAAATTTTCCCTTTGAAGAAACTTTATGCGTTAGATGTCCGAGTGAATGGAGTTGATCCTGCGTGGCCAATAAAACCTTTGCCACCTAATGTGAATGCCAGCATTCATGTGAATCCAAAATTTCTGAAGCCG TCTGAGGAAGTAACTGTACCAAGCGGAAATACCCAACAACCTCCAAACCAGTCGGTAGTGAATGAGAAGAGTTTGACACAAGAACAAGCAATTCGGCAGCAATTGCTTGCAAAGCAAAAGCAGTTGCTTGAACTCCAGCAGAAGAAGATAGAGTTGGAACTTGAACAAACAAAAGCCCAGTTG TTTGGTAAACCCTGGCATGTCATGCAACCAGAGAGCAAGATTTCTACAAGAGATCCTCGCCTGAATCGAATGGGACCAACAACACAGCTTGTTAAGGAGCAAGTGCTAAATAAAAAGGATGGACACTTAATGGCATCAAGTGTACATCCatcagaaaagaaaacaaatgtgcCAGCTGAGAAAACTAAATTTGAAAAGTTGAAAATACCTAAAAAAGAATCTCATGACGAAAAGGCAAAATCTAAATCCCCTTCTCCACTAAATAAATTTCAAGGGAAGCCTAAAAATTCTGAAATGGAAAATATAAAGACAGGAGAAGTAAACAAGAGAGATCCAAGATTAAGGAAACACCTTCATGATAAGCCTGATGTGAAAGATGATGAATGCAAGGATAAGAAGCGATTCTCAGACAAAAAAGAACGTGACGATTCCACTCCAGGAGCAAGATCAATAGGCGGAAGAAATAAACTACTCAATGGTTCTACAAACAAGTATGAGAGAAATGAAACACTTGAAAAATTGGActccaaaacaaacaaagcGAGTATGAGGAGACGATCGCGTTCACGGTCTCGTTCTCCATTGTCACATTCCCCTAAGAGGAAGGACAGGCGGTCGCcgaagaggaggatgaggagtgTCTCGTCATCTCCTCCGAAATCTGGCAAAGGAAGGCAGTTGGGCGGAAAACATTTGCATCCCGACGAATTTTCACAGCATTCAAATATAAGGGAAGAGCGAGCTATTCCCAAAAAGAATGTCAATGAACCAAGACGACAAAAGAGATTACTGGAGGAAAGGCCTGTTGAATCAAGGGACTCTCATTCGCCTCGGTTACCCAATGAACCGAAGGAAAATGCCAGTAAAAGATGGAAAAGTGGATGGgaagaaaacaaaca TCTAAAGCAGCCTGATGAAAACCTGGTACAGGGCAAGTCAGGGCAGGGGTTACAACGACACAAACAATCGTGGTCCAGCAACCAAAGAATGCCTGTTTCTCGCATACCTAAACAGCATCGTTTGAGCGTTGATGCCAACCTGCAAATACCTGATGTGCTGAACTCTGCCAGTAAACGAGACCTTTTAAAAAAG GCTAGTAAAAGGCTGGCCGATGGGGAGATATCCCATGATGACTTCCTCAATGTGGCCCACCAAATCAAACAGCTTTTTCAGTATCAAGAGGAAAAGCAAAGATCAGACTCATGGGATGGGTCAAGTGAGGATGCACAGTTTGGGACCAGGAAAAAACCTTTATTGGCCACACCATCTACACAGCAGGGGAGTCTGTCGGATGCTGAAAAGTCTTACTATGAACATAAAGCTAAGCTGAGAAGAACACAAGTCCAACACCAAG GAGGTAGAGACCATCACTCACCATACAGTGAGCGAATGCAACATGGGAGACCTATGTATGAGGATGATGAGCAAATGAAAGTTGACCCTGAGTTTCAGAAGCGATATGGAGCAATGCCTGAAGGTATAAAGGTGGAAGATTCTGTAAAACCCGTATGTTTGAAACATGAGGATTTCACAAAAGAGAGGCCCTCTTCTGATCAAAGCTCTTCGTTCAAGAATTCTCCGAGTCCTGTGAACTTTGATGGACTTTCTGGAAAATCTCCTGTATCCGGATTTGATTGTTCAGCTAACATTGATATAGAGGGTCACCAAATGCCTGTAAGAGAATCCAGCCCCAATCAAAGATTTGGCATTCCCTCTAGCTGTGAGCATTCTGTTGCAGGATCTGATAGTGAAGTTCAGCTGAGTATGGAAGTTTCCTCTGGTCATCATGATGCTTCTGGACAAGGAAGGAGTGGACAGCCAGGCCCGTTACTTTGCGAATCTCCAGGACAGACACCACCTCATGTTTTGGAAGGCCCTCATTCACAGAGTGGTCTGTCAAGATATGATGGTCCAAAAATAGCACAGAGGTTTGATGGCCAGCAGCCTTTGATATTTGAGGGAAATACAAATCAGCCTATACTAGATGGACCAGCAAGACCTCATCTACAAGGGAGATTTGATAATTCTGGACCAGGAAGATTTGATGGCTCTTCCAGATTTGATGGGACACAAGGTTCTGGACGATTTGATGGTGCACCGATGCATAAAGGTCCAGATAGATTTGATAGCTCCAATCGATATGATACCCCCGCAGTATTGCCAGGTCCACAAAGGTTTGGTGAACCCCAAGGGTTAGGAAGATTTAACGGGCCACATCTTCAGCAGGGAGCAGGTAGATTTGAAGGTCCAGTTGGACAGCAAGCTCCAGCCAGGTTTGATGGCCAAAGTTCTGTCATGTTTGATGGTCCACAGATGCAAACTAATAGGTTTGATGGGCCTTTGAGGTTTGAAGGTCCTCACATGCAGCAGGGCCCTGGGAGGTATGAAGGACGTTTTGCTGGCCCACAGGCCCAACAAGGACCATCTAGATATGAAGGGCCTTCCAGCCAGCAGGGGCGAATGAGGTTTGATGGTCCTGTCAATCAGCCAGGTGCTATACGGTTTGAACATGGTCAAGGACAAATTGGACCTATGAGATATGATGGACAGCAGCAAGGCATGGCAAGATTTGACTGTGCGCCCAGTCAACAAGGCGCTCCCAGGTATTGTGGTCCACTGAATCTGCAAAGCCAGATGAGACCACTCTGCCCATCCATGTTTGATAATGCCCAGGGTCAAAACCAGCTGTCGAATCCTGGGCCACAGTCAAACTTCAACATGCCCAACAACAGATTTGCAGAGCCTCTAAATGTTTTTGGAGCTGCATCGCAGTCTTTTCAAGGACAGCAGAATTTGTCACAAGGACATAATTTTAATGTTCAAGCAGCAGCTGGAACGCCGGGTTTCTCCAACTCATTTGTCAGACCTGTTTCATCTTACTATAATCCTGGTGCTCCAGCTGGAAACATGGGCACCGCCGTTCCTGGTGGAAACATTCAGCAGCCA ATGAACATGCTGCCTGGCCTGAAACCCCAGATACCTGCCCCATACAGTCAAGGACAACCCTATGGACAGCTACAACAAACTCCTGTGCCTTTCGGTCAAACAG GTTCACAGTTTCCACCTGAAAGTCACTTTGGTCAGGTAGATGTCAATGATCTTCTTTCGAAGCTCATTTCCACTGGGATAATAAAGCCTGCTCAAACGGATTCCACTACAACTG GGATGAATACTCCACCTCAAAGCCAGCCGGCtgtggaagaggaggaggaggaggagcaggatgACGATCAGAATGTTCCGGACCTTACTGCGTTTGCCATAGAAGACATGAAACA GAGATATGACAGTGTTATTACCAAACTGTACACTGGGATACAGTGTTATTCCTGTGGGATGCGATTCACTGCCTCTCAGACTGATGTCTATGCGGATCATTTGGACTGGCACTACAGACAAAACCGATTAGAGAAGGACATCAGTAAGAAGGTCACACACAGGAGGTGGTACTACAGCTTAATG GACTGGATTGAATTTGAAGAAATAGCTGATCTTGAGGAAAGAGCAAAGAGCCAGTTCTTTGAGAAGGTTCACGAGGAGGTCGAAAAGAAAACCCAAGAAGCTGCAAAAGAGAAAGAGTTCCTGAGTGTCAAAGCTGCTCCAGATGTTGTTGGTGAG ACCTGTGAAATCTGCCAGGAGCAGTTTGAGATGTActgggaggaggaagaggaggaatgGCATTTGAAAAATGCGATCCGTGTCGATGAAAAG ACTTATCATCCTTCATGTTATGAAGACTACAAAAAT ACATCTTCGTTTGTTGATTGCACTCCATCTCCCAACAAAGCCCTTATGGAGAACCCTTTAGATGTGTTTATCAAAGAAGAAAATGACCCATCTTCATGTTCCAGTATTAAACAAGAACCCGACATGCAGAGCAGCTGCACTGATGCAAATGCCGAAGAGGCATTTCAGGTTAAGTTAGAGGCAGAGTCACAAGCCAGtgcaattattttttaa
- the pcf11 gene encoding pre-mRNA cleavage complex 2 protein Pcf11 isoform X1 — protein sequence MSDDAAREDACREYQSSLEDLTFNSKPHINMLTILAEENLHFAKDIVAIIEAQIAKAPAPEKLPVLYLVDSIVKNVGGEYLAVFAKNIVNSFILVFEKVDENTRKSLFKLRSTWDEIFPLKKLYALDVRVNGVDPAWPIKPLPPNVNASIHVNPKFLKPSEEVTVPSGNTQQPPNQSVVNEKSLTQEQAIRQQLLAKQKQLLELQQKKIELELEQTKAQLAANQLVAATNPPVNPANQLGIGARNTPIPPMQFGKPWHVMQPESKISTRDPRLNRMGPTTQLVKEQVLNKKDGHLMASSVHPSEKKTNVPAEKTKFEKLKIPKKESHDEKAKSKSPSPLNKFQGKPKNSEMENIKTGEVNKRDPRLRKHLHDKPDVKDDECKDKKRFSDKKERDDSTPGARSIGGRNKLLNGSTNKYERNETLEKLDSKTNKASMRRRSRSRSRSPLSHSPKRKDRRSPKRRMRSVSSSPPKSGKGRQLGGKHLHPDEFSQHSNIREERAIPKKNVNEPRRQKRLLEERPVESRDSHSPRLPNEPKENASKRWKSGWEENKHLKQPDENLVQGKSGQGLQRHKQSWSSNQRMPVSRIPKQHRLSVDANLQIPDVLNSASKRDLLKKASKRLADGEISHDDFLNVAHQIKQLFQYQEEKQRSDSWDGSSEDAQFGTRKKPLLATPSTQQGSLSDAEKSYYEHKAKLRRTQVQHQGGRDHHSPYSERMQHGRPMYEDDEQMKVDPEFQKRYGAMPEGIKVEDSVKPVCLKHEDFTKERPSSDQSSSFKNSPSPVNFDGLSGKSPVSGFDCSANIDIEGHQMPVRESSPNQRFGIPSSCEHSVAGSDSEVQLSMEVSSGHHDASGQGRSGQPGPLLCESPGQTPPHVLEGPHSQSGLSRYDGPKIAQRFDGQQPLIFEGNTNQPILDGPARPHLQGRFDNSGPGRFDGSSRFDGTQGSGRFDGAPMHKGPDRFDSSNRYDTPAVLPGPQRFGEPQGLGRFNGPHLQQGAGRFEGPVGQQAPARFDGQSSVMFDGPQMQTNRFDGPLRFEGPHMQQGPGRYEGRFAGPQAQQGPSRYEGPSSQQGRMRFDGPVNQPGAIRFEHGQGQIGPMRYDGQQQGMARFDCAPSQQGAPRYCGPLNLQSQMRPLCPSMFDNAQGQNQLSNPGPQSNFNMPNNRFAEPLNVFGAASQSFQGQQNLSQGHNFNVQAAAGTPGFSNSFVRPVSSYYNPGAPAGNMGTAVPGGNIQQPMNMLPGLKPQIPAPYSQGQPYGQLQQTPVPFGQTGSQFPPESHFGQVDVNDLLSKLISTGIIKPAQTDSTTTGMNTPPQSQPAVEEEEEEEQDDDQNVPDLTAFAIEDMKQRYDSVITKLYTGIQCYSCGMRFTASQTDVYADHLDWHYRQNRLEKDISKKVTHRRWYYSLMDWIEFEEIADLEERAKSQFFEKVHEEVEKKTQEAAKEKEFLSVKAAPDVVGETCEICQEQFEMYWEEEEEEWHLKNAIRVDEKTYHPSCYEDYKNTSSFVDCTPSPNKALMENPLDVFIKEENDPSSCSSIKQEPDMQSSCTDANAEEAFQVKLEAESQASAIIF from the exons ATGTCTGACGACGCGGCGAGGGAAGATGCCTGTAGAGAGTATCAGTCCTCCCTGGAAGATTTGACTTTCAACAGCAAGCCCCACATCAACATGCTGACCATACTTGCCGAGGAGAATCTGCATTTCGCCAAGGATATCGTCGCTATAATTGAAGCACAAATTGCCAAG GCACCTGCCCCTGAGAAGCTTCCAGTTTTGTACTTAGTGGATTCCATCGTGAAGAACGTTGGAGGCGAATATCTTGCTGTGTTCGCTAAAAACATAGTAAACTCATTTATATTGGTTTTTGAAAAG GTGGATGAAAACACTAGAAAAAGTCTTTTCAAACTGCGTTCCACCTGGGATGAAATTTTCCCTTTGAAGAAACTTTATGCGTTAGATGTCCGAGTGAATGGAGTTGATCCTGCGTGGCCAATAAAACCTTTGCCACCTAATGTGAATGCCAGCATTCATGTGAATCCAAAATTTCTGAAGCCG TCTGAGGAAGTAACTGTACCAAGCGGAAATACCCAACAACCTCCAAACCAGTCGGTAGTGAATGAGAAGAGTTTGACACAAGAACAAGCAATTCGGCAGCAATTGCTTGCAAAGCAAAAGCAGTTGCTTGAACTCCAGCAGAAGAAGATAGAGTTGGAACTTGAACAAACAAAAGCCCAGTTG GCTGCTAATCAGTTGGTAGCTGCAACAAATCCACCTGTTAATCCTGCGAACCAACTTGGTATCGGAGCGAGAAACACTCCAATTCCTCCCATGCAGTTTGGTAAACCCTGGCATGTCATGCAACCAGAGAGCAAGATTTCTACAAGAGATCCTCGCCTGAATCGAATGGGACCAACAACACAGCTTGTTAAGGAGCAAGTGCTAAATAAAAAGGATGGACACTTAATGGCATCAAGTGTACATCCatcagaaaagaaaacaaatgtgcCAGCTGAGAAAACTAAATTTGAAAAGTTGAAAATACCTAAAAAAGAATCTCATGACGAAAAGGCAAAATCTAAATCCCCTTCTCCACTAAATAAATTTCAAGGGAAGCCTAAAAATTCTGAAATGGAAAATATAAAGACAGGAGAAGTAAACAAGAGAGATCCAAGATTAAGGAAACACCTTCATGATAAGCCTGATGTGAAAGATGATGAATGCAAGGATAAGAAGCGATTCTCAGACAAAAAAGAACGTGACGATTCCACTCCAGGAGCAAGATCAATAGGCGGAAGAAATAAACTACTCAATGGTTCTACAAACAAGTATGAGAGAAATGAAACACTTGAAAAATTGGActccaaaacaaacaaagcGAGTATGAGGAGACGATCGCGTTCACGGTCTCGTTCTCCATTGTCACATTCCCCTAAGAGGAAGGACAGGCGGTCGCcgaagaggaggatgaggagtgTCTCGTCATCTCCTCCGAAATCTGGCAAAGGAAGGCAGTTGGGCGGAAAACATTTGCATCCCGACGAATTTTCACAGCATTCAAATATAAGGGAAGAGCGAGCTATTCCCAAAAAGAATGTCAATGAACCAAGACGACAAAAGAGATTACTGGAGGAAAGGCCTGTTGAATCAAGGGACTCTCATTCGCCTCGGTTACCCAATGAACCGAAGGAAAATGCCAGTAAAAGATGGAAAAGTGGATGGgaagaaaacaaaca TCTAAAGCAGCCTGATGAAAACCTGGTACAGGGCAAGTCAGGGCAGGGGTTACAACGACACAAACAATCGTGGTCCAGCAACCAAAGAATGCCTGTTTCTCGCATACCTAAACAGCATCGTTTGAGCGTTGATGCCAACCTGCAAATACCTGATGTGCTGAACTCTGCCAGTAAACGAGACCTTTTAAAAAAG GCTAGTAAAAGGCTGGCCGATGGGGAGATATCCCATGATGACTTCCTCAATGTGGCCCACCAAATCAAACAGCTTTTTCAGTATCAAGAGGAAAAGCAAAGATCAGACTCATGGGATGGGTCAAGTGAGGATGCACAGTTTGGGACCAGGAAAAAACCTTTATTGGCCACACCATCTACACAGCAGGGGAGTCTGTCGGATGCTGAAAAGTCTTACTATGAACATAAAGCTAAGCTGAGAAGAACACAAGTCCAACACCAAG GAGGTAGAGACCATCACTCACCATACAGTGAGCGAATGCAACATGGGAGACCTATGTATGAGGATGATGAGCAAATGAAAGTTGACCCTGAGTTTCAGAAGCGATATGGAGCAATGCCTGAAGGTATAAAGGTGGAAGATTCTGTAAAACCCGTATGTTTGAAACATGAGGATTTCACAAAAGAGAGGCCCTCTTCTGATCAAAGCTCTTCGTTCAAGAATTCTCCGAGTCCTGTGAACTTTGATGGACTTTCTGGAAAATCTCCTGTATCCGGATTTGATTGTTCAGCTAACATTGATATAGAGGGTCACCAAATGCCTGTAAGAGAATCCAGCCCCAATCAAAGATTTGGCATTCCCTCTAGCTGTGAGCATTCTGTTGCAGGATCTGATAGTGAAGTTCAGCTGAGTATGGAAGTTTCCTCTGGTCATCATGATGCTTCTGGACAAGGAAGGAGTGGACAGCCAGGCCCGTTACTTTGCGAATCTCCAGGACAGACACCACCTCATGTTTTGGAAGGCCCTCATTCACAGAGTGGTCTGTCAAGATATGATGGTCCAAAAATAGCACAGAGGTTTGATGGCCAGCAGCCTTTGATATTTGAGGGAAATACAAATCAGCCTATACTAGATGGACCAGCAAGACCTCATCTACAAGGGAGATTTGATAATTCTGGACCAGGAAGATTTGATGGCTCTTCCAGATTTGATGGGACACAAGGTTCTGGACGATTTGATGGTGCACCGATGCATAAAGGTCCAGATAGATTTGATAGCTCCAATCGATATGATACCCCCGCAGTATTGCCAGGTCCACAAAGGTTTGGTGAACCCCAAGGGTTAGGAAGATTTAACGGGCCACATCTTCAGCAGGGAGCAGGTAGATTTGAAGGTCCAGTTGGACAGCAAGCTCCAGCCAGGTTTGATGGCCAAAGTTCTGTCATGTTTGATGGTCCACAGATGCAAACTAATAGGTTTGATGGGCCTTTGAGGTTTGAAGGTCCTCACATGCAGCAGGGCCCTGGGAGGTATGAAGGACGTTTTGCTGGCCCACAGGCCCAACAAGGACCATCTAGATATGAAGGGCCTTCCAGCCAGCAGGGGCGAATGAGGTTTGATGGTCCTGTCAATCAGCCAGGTGCTATACGGTTTGAACATGGTCAAGGACAAATTGGACCTATGAGATATGATGGACAGCAGCAAGGCATGGCAAGATTTGACTGTGCGCCCAGTCAACAAGGCGCTCCCAGGTATTGTGGTCCACTGAATCTGCAAAGCCAGATGAGACCACTCTGCCCATCCATGTTTGATAATGCCCAGGGTCAAAACCAGCTGTCGAATCCTGGGCCACAGTCAAACTTCAACATGCCCAACAACAGATTTGCAGAGCCTCTAAATGTTTTTGGAGCTGCATCGCAGTCTTTTCAAGGACAGCAGAATTTGTCACAAGGACATAATTTTAATGTTCAAGCAGCAGCTGGAACGCCGGGTTTCTCCAACTCATTTGTCAGACCTGTTTCATCTTACTATAATCCTGGTGCTCCAGCTGGAAACATGGGCACCGCCGTTCCTGGTGGAAACATTCAGCAGCCA ATGAACATGCTGCCTGGCCTGAAACCCCAGATACCTGCCCCATACAGTCAAGGACAACCCTATGGACAGCTACAACAAACTCCTGTGCCTTTCGGTCAAACAG GTTCACAGTTTCCACCTGAAAGTCACTTTGGTCAGGTAGATGTCAATGATCTTCTTTCGAAGCTCATTTCCACTGGGATAATAAAGCCTGCTCAAACGGATTCCACTACAACTG GGATGAATACTCCACCTCAAAGCCAGCCGGCtgtggaagaggaggaggaggaggagcaggatgACGATCAGAATGTTCCGGACCTTACTGCGTTTGCCATAGAAGACATGAAACA GAGATATGACAGTGTTATTACCAAACTGTACACTGGGATACAGTGTTATTCCTGTGGGATGCGATTCACTGCCTCTCAGACTGATGTCTATGCGGATCATTTGGACTGGCACTACAGACAAAACCGATTAGAGAAGGACATCAGTAAGAAGGTCACACACAGGAGGTGGTACTACAGCTTAATG GACTGGATTGAATTTGAAGAAATAGCTGATCTTGAGGAAAGAGCAAAGAGCCAGTTCTTTGAGAAGGTTCACGAGGAGGTCGAAAAGAAAACCCAAGAAGCTGCAAAAGAGAAAGAGTTCCTGAGTGTCAAAGCTGCTCCAGATGTTGTTGGTGAG ACCTGTGAAATCTGCCAGGAGCAGTTTGAGATGTActgggaggaggaagaggaggaatgGCATTTGAAAAATGCGATCCGTGTCGATGAAAAG ACTTATCATCCTTCATGTTATGAAGACTACAAAAAT ACATCTTCGTTTGTTGATTGCACTCCATCTCCCAACAAAGCCCTTATGGAGAACCCTTTAGATGTGTTTATCAAAGAAGAAAATGACCCATCTTCATGTTCCAGTATTAAACAAGAACCCGACATGCAGAGCAGCTGCACTGATGCAAATGCCGAAGAGGCATTTCAGGTTAAGTTAGAGGCAGAGTCACAAGCCAGtgcaattattttttaa
- the ccdc90b gene encoding coiled-coil domain-containing protein 90B, mitochondrial: MASATMRCIRSLSLFSPRRTFLNKSSIINHARLNNVKGFHRVAALSTYDMRKVELTPLEQRKLTFDTHALVKELEANGFEKGQAEVIVTALVTLTTANMDIVYRDMVTGTHQEIALQQIMAHLDSIRKDMVILEKSEFANLRSENEKMKTELEQIKRRLIEESQKIRADAKLDINLERSRVTDMFTEQDKKLMEVSTEFHKKNADIDRGTMETTRKIDLEVASLKTLLESLKLDTIRYLAASVFSCLAIALGFYRLWK, translated from the exons ATGGCTTCTGCAACCATGAGGTGTATACGCAGTCTAAGTTTATTTAGTCCAAGAAGAACTTTCTTAAACAAATCCTCGATCATAAACCATGCAAGGCTGAATAATGTGAAAG GGTTTCACAGAGTTGCAGCTCTCAGCACCTATGATATGAGGAAAGTTGAGCTGACTCCTTTGGAGCAGCGGAAATTGACGTTCGACACCCACGCTCTAGTAAAAGAACTGGAAGCTAACG GGTTTGAAAAAGGACAAGCGGAAGTGATTGTGACGGCACTGGTGACACTTACTACCGCCAATATGGACATTGTGTACAGGGACATGGTGACTGGCACCCATCAG GAAATAGCTCTTCAGCAGATCATGGCTCATCTTGACTCTATAAGAAAGGACATGGTGATTCTGGAGAAGAGTGAGTTTGCTAACCTACGTTCCGAAAATGAG aaaatgaaaacGGAACTTGAACAAATCAAGAGAAGGCTCATA GAAGAGAGTCAAAAAATCAGAGCTGATGCGAAACTGGACATAAATCTGGAAAGAAGCAGAGTTACAGACATG TTTACCGAGCAAGATAAGAAGCTTATGGAAGTTAGTACAGAATTCCACAAAAAG AATGCGGACATTGACCGTGGCACAATGGAAACAACTAGGAAAATTGACTTAGAGGTGGCCTCATTGAAAACACTCCTAGAGTCTCTTAAGCTTGACACTATTCGGTATCTTGCAG CTTCAGTGTTCTCCTGCTTAGCAATTGCCTTAGGTTTTTACCGTCTCTGGAAGTAG